The following coding sequences lie in one Bacteroides helcogenes P 36-108 genomic window:
- a CDS encoding RNA recognition motif domain-containing protein: protein MNIYIAGLNFSTTDADLNDLFSEYGEVSSARVITDRETGRSRGFAFVEMPDDEAAQKAIDELNGAEYDNKTISVNVARPREERPRNGGGNRDRRGGYNSRRY, encoded by the coding sequence ATGAACATTTACATTGCAGGTTTGAATTTCAGCACTACTGACGCTGATTTGAACGATTTATTTTCAGAGTATGGAGAAGTTTCTTCGGCAAGAGTTATCACAGACAGAGAAACAGGAAGATCCAGAGGATTCGCTTTCGTAGAAATGCCTGATGATGAAGCAGCCCAAAAAGCCATTGATGAGTTGAACGGTGCTGAATATGACAACAAGACTATTTCCGTAAACGTAGCACGTCCCAGAGAAGAAAGACCGCGTAACGGTGGCGGTAATCGTGATAGAAGAGGCGGTTACAACTCAAGAAGATATTAA
- a CDS encoding 1-acyl-sn-glycerol-3-phosphate acyltransferase, which yields MKKTFYGFIYYRLLGWKTNVTVPDYDKCIICAAPHTSNWDLFIGKLFYGAIGRKTSFMMKKEWFFFPLGLIFKAVGGIPVDRGRKTSLVDQMAAKFASSKHFHLAITPEGTRKANPNWKKGFYYIALKAQVPIMLIGIDYPSKTITSTKAIMPTGDLDKDLHEIKLYFKNFKGKNPENFSIGNI from the coding sequence ATGAAGAAAACTTTCTATGGTTTTATCTACTATCGTCTATTGGGTTGGAAAACTAATGTAACGGTTCCCGATTATGACAAATGTATAATTTGCGCAGCGCCTCATACCTCCAACTGGGATTTATTTATAGGCAAACTGTTTTATGGAGCTATCGGCCGCAAGACCAGTTTCATGATGAAAAAAGAATGGTTCTTCTTTCCGCTGGGACTGATATTCAAAGCTGTAGGCGGTATTCCCGTAGATCGGGGGCGCAAAACATCTTTGGTAGATCAAATGGCTGCAAAATTCGCTTCAAGCAAGCATTTTCATCTTGCCATTACTCCGGAAGGAACCCGTAAAGCCAATCCTAATTGGAAAAAAGGATTTTATTACATTGCACTCAAAGCCCAAGTTCCCATCATGCTTATCGGGATCGACTATCCCTCAAAAACTATCACATCTACCAAGGCTATCATGCCTACCGGAGATTTAGACAAAGACTTGCATGAGATAAAGTTATATTTTAAAAACTTCAAAGGGAAAAATCCGGAAAACTTCTCTATCGGGAACATTTAA
- a CDS encoding amidohydrolase produces the protein MDQLRVTILQTDIIWENKQDNLHHLHEKLKKLCGETEIVVLPETFSTGFSMSTGHLAEPVTGNTITTLCQWAVEYQLAIAGSYIACDRPAATNAHPSYYNRAFFLSPEGEKHFYDKRHLFRMGNETEHFSAGNHRIIIPYRGWNILLLICYDLRFPVWSRNVNNEYDLLIYVANWPHSRRKVWDILLQARALENMSYVCGVNRIGTDHNQLPYSGGSIVYSPKGEILASVPDNEARAATATLDLSVLKEFRKKFPTWKDADSFTIFSNSNSQ, from the coding sequence ATGGACCAATTACGTGTCACCATCCTGCAGACGGACATTATTTGGGAAAATAAGCAAGACAATCTCCATCATCTCCACGAAAAGTTAAAAAAGCTTTGTGGCGAGACGGAGATTGTTGTTTTACCCGAAACGTTTTCTACCGGCTTTAGCATGAGCACCGGTCATTTGGCCGAGCCCGTCACAGGAAACACAATCACCACTTTATGCCAATGGGCTGTTGAATATCAACTGGCAATTGCCGGAAGCTACATTGCCTGTGACCGTCCTGCCGCAACCAATGCCCATCCAAGTTATTACAACCGTGCCTTTTTCCTCTCACCCGAAGGAGAAAAACATTTCTATGATAAACGACACTTATTCCGCATGGGAAATGAGACAGAACATTTCTCCGCCGGCAACCATCGCATTATTATCCCATATAGAGGTTGGAACATTCTTTTGCTTATCTGTTATGACCTCCGCTTTCCGGTGTGGAGCCGCAATGTAAATAATGAATACGATCTTCTGATTTATGTTGCCAACTGGCCTCACTCTCGCCGCAAGGTATGGGACATCCTGCTACAAGCGCGTGCTCTGGAGAACATGAGCTATGTCTGCGGAGTCAATCGTATAGGCACAGATCATAACCAACTGCCATATAGTGGGGGCAGCATTGTCTATTCTCCCAAAGGAGAAATTCTGGCAAGTGTGCCCGATAACGAAGCAAGGGCTGCTACCGCAACCCTTGACCTATCTGTACTGAAAGAATTCAGAAAAAAATTTCCCACATGGAAAGATGCGGATAGCTTCACTATTTTCTCAAATAGTAATTCACAGTAG
- a CDS encoding SIMPL domain-containing protein — protein MKNWRVEAIIITIGIIMLGVMIKNGINDFKDKDRVVSIKGLAEMEVPANKVVWPLMYRDIGDDPAVLYANMEKKNGAIVRFLESNGIAKDEISIAPPEVIDMQAERYGDRNVPYRYNATSVITVTSKDVDKVRKLMSGQAELLKQGIAITGGDYRYNVTYEFTGLNSVKPQMIEEATKNARAAAEKFAKDSDSSLGKIRDASQGQFSIADRDANTPYIKSIRVVTTVNYYLRK, from the coding sequence ATGAAAAATTGGAGAGTAGAGGCCATAATCATTACCATAGGCATCATCATGCTGGGTGTAATGATAAAAAACGGCATTAATGATTTTAAAGATAAGGATCGTGTGGTCAGTATAAAGGGATTGGCCGAAATGGAAGTTCCTGCCAATAAAGTGGTATGGCCTTTGATGTATAGGGATATTGGCGATGATCCTGCCGTTCTTTACGCAAATATGGAAAAAAAGAATGGGGCTATCGTGAGATTTCTGGAAAGCAATGGTATTGCAAAGGATGAAATCAGCATTGCTCCTCCGGAAGTAATTGATATGCAGGCAGAACGTTATGGAGATCGTAATGTGCCTTATCGCTATAATGCCACTTCTGTCATTACAGTGACTTCCAAGGATGTAGATAAAGTGCGAAAGCTGATGTCCGGGCAAGCCGAACTGCTTAAACAAGGTATCGCTATCACCGGAGGAGATTATCGTTACAATGTGACTTATGAGTTTACAGGATTGAATAGTGTCAAGCCGCAGATGATAGAAGAAGCTACAAAAAATGCCCGTGCAGCAGCGGAGAAGTTCGCAAAAGATTCGGACAGCAGTCTGGGTAAAATACGGGATGCTTCACAAGGACAGTTTTCCATTGCCGACCGTGATGCAAATACTCCTTATATAAAAAGTATTCGTGTAGTGACTACTGTGAATTACTATTTGAGAAAATAG
- a CDS encoding WYL domain-containing protein, which produces MIHEYKFCLWLIDTLGKQSLLLSEIQERWMRSSANDEGIPLTARSFLRYYKKACSLMYVDIECNKSTNRYELIWPEDFKGRELHNWLLSAFRVSCLAQRVNQHADVMIEPAPPAACLLQDVMDAIDRKRTLRFTYKSHYQIPHDIVFYPAFVRLFKQRWYVIGEVKGRNYTRTFALERMTGVEVLEGEKAKFSSGLKKILKPEIYFEHCFGIIRQFEPITIRYRAFWPQNAYLKDAPLHSSQVEVEHTDDYTDFEIFVRPTYDLKQELLWHRDKLAVLSPESFRQDMLSILRATFDGYETGVKHAIDE; this is translated from the coding sequence ATGATTCATGAGTATAAATTCTGTTTGTGGCTGATTGATACGCTTGGCAAGCAATCGCTGCTTTTGTCTGAGATTCAAGAACGTTGGATGAGATCGTCGGCCAATGATGAGGGCATACCGCTGACAGCGCGGAGTTTTCTTCGTTATTACAAGAAAGCCTGTTCTCTGATGTATGTGGATATAGAATGCAATAAGAGTACCAATCGTTACGAGCTGATTTGGCCTGAAGATTTCAAAGGCCGTGAGTTGCATAATTGGTTGCTCAGTGCTTTTCGTGTGTCTTGTCTGGCTCAGCGCGTTAATCAGCATGCAGATGTGATGATAGAACCTGCTCCGCCTGCTGCTTGCCTGCTACAAGATGTAATGGATGCCATAGACAGAAAACGCACGTTGCGCTTTACTTATAAGTCACATTATCAGATTCCGCACGACATTGTGTTCTATCCGGCTTTTGTCCGTCTTTTCAAGCAGCGTTGGTATGTGATAGGTGAGGTCAAAGGGCGGAATTATACCCGTACATTTGCGTTGGAAAGAATGACCGGTGTAGAAGTACTTGAAGGAGAGAAGGCTAAGTTCTCTTCCGGGTTGAAAAAGATTTTGAAGCCGGAAATCTATTTTGAACATTGTTTCGGCATTATTCGCCAGTTTGAGCCGATAACCATTCGTTACCGTGCTTTTTGGCCGCAAAATGCTTATCTGAAGGATGCACCGCTTCATTCGTCGCAGGTAGAAGTGGAGCATACGGACGACTATACGGATTTTGAGATATTTGTACGACCCACATACGATTTGAAGCAGGAATTGCTTTGGCATCGGGATAAGTTGGCTGTGCTTTCTCCCGAATCTTTCCGGCAAGACATGTTATCGATACTTCGTGCTACCTTCGATGGATATGAAACAGGAGTGAAACATGCTATAGATGAATAA
- a CDS encoding OmpA family protein: MKEEKIVKCLRKLFVCLSLLMFCGMSVSADDMSHFKLYFRFGESEIKPWFRENDAILSQIDSLCSLIDLKQKLYVKVVGAASPEGEVSFNKRLSRERANTLKNYITHKYSFPDSAFIIEVANVSEPIVVSFRDLRYALVNIEKGGQYAVCDTIQTSNMQKVVNPDIRNGDESASSDWLYVLLAGVCLLILCGLNRILQIIKRGKEIPFGNDSINQERRLLRSICRRPFLPYMYKAIDTLKISPESKIKIKESMRKTGTYKIPEWAKNGSVNLSSVAWNGIRIKLPNEKELIKLIQEKYSDINTNEITKKHIREITYGIGRQAVAERFNISVPDATFLIGLLDLAPHEAEDGYMEFVPNNIHRYKQRYAHKGYASAMLKHINGSESDDDED, from the coding sequence ATGAAAGAAGAAAAAATTGTGAAGTGTTTACGGAAACTATTTGTTTGCTTATCATTACTGATGTTCTGTGGCATGTCAGTATCTGCGGATGATATGTCTCATTTTAAACTCTATTTTAGATTTGGAGAGTCGGAGATAAAACCTTGGTTTAGAGAAAATGATGCTATCCTGTCTCAAATAGATTCTTTGTGTTCCTTAATTGATTTAAAACAAAAATTATACGTCAAAGTGGTGGGTGCTGCGTCTCCGGAAGGGGAAGTGTCTTTTAATAAGCGATTAAGTAGGGAGCGTGCAAATACATTAAAAAATTACATTACGCATAAATATAGCTTTCCGGATAGTGCTTTTATTATTGAGGTTGCAAATGTAAGTGAACCAATAGTGGTAAGTTTTCGTGACTTGCGCTACGCTTTGGTTAATATAGAAAAAGGCGGACAATATGCTGTGTGTGACACAATACAAACTTCTAATATGCAAAAGGTTGTGAATCCGGATATTCGGAATGGTGATGAAAGCGCATCATCTGATTGGTTGTATGTTTTGCTTGCAGGGGTTTGCTTACTAATATTGTGTGGACTAAACAGGATTTTGCAGATAATAAAGAGAGGGAAAGAAATTCCATTTGGAAATGATAGCATTAATCAAGAAAGACGTTTGTTGCGGAGTATATGCAGACGTCCTTTTCTTCCTTATATGTATAAGGCAATAGATACTTTAAAAATCTCTCCTGAATCAAAGATTAAAATTAAAGAATCGATGAGGAAAACCGGTACATATAAAATTCCTGAATGGGCTAAAAATGGTAGTGTGAATTTGAGCAGTGTAGCATGGAATGGAATAAGGATTAAACTTCCGAACGAGAAAGAATTAATAAAACTGATTCAAGAAAAGTATTCGGATATTAATACGAATGAGATAACCAAGAAGCATATACGGGAAATAACTTATGGTATAGGTCGGCAGGCCGTCGCTGAACGATTCAATATTTCAGTACCTGATGCGACATTTTTGATCGGGCTGTTAGATTTGGCACCTCATGAGGCCGAAGATGGGTATATGGAATTTGTTCCTAATAATATTCATCGGTATAAACAACGCTATGCGCATAAGGGATATGCTTCGGCTATGTTGAAACATATAAATGGAAGCGAGTCGGACGATGATGAAGATTAG
- the nagA gene encoding N-acetylglucosamine-6-phosphate deacetylase, giving the protein MLTQLINARILTPQGWLKDGSVLIRDGKILEVTNCDLAVIGAQLIDVKGMYVLPGGVEIHAHGGGGRDFMECTEDAFRAAAHTHMKHGTTSIFPTLSSSTVPMIEQAAETCTKLMAEKDSPILGLHLEGHYLNMAMAGGQLPENIKNPDPNEYIPIVENWPCIKRWDAAPELPGAMQFGKYITAKGILASVAHTQAEFEDIRTAYEAGYTHATHFYNAMPGFHKRREYKYEGTVESIYLLDDMTVEVVADGIHVPPTILRLVYKIKGVERTCLITDALACAASDSQEAFDPRVIIEDGVCKLADHSALAGSIATMDRLIRTMVQKAEIPLADAVRMASETPAKIMGVYDRKGSLQKGKDADIIVMDEDLNVRAVWAMGNIVSGTNTLS; this is encoded by the coding sequence ATGTTGACTCAACTTATCAACGCCCGCATCCTGACCCCTCAAGGATGGCTTAAAGACGGTTCCGTACTTATCAGAGACGGAAAAATTTTAGAAGTAACCAATTGTGATCTTGCCGTTATCGGTGCACAATTAATAGATGTAAAAGGTATGTATGTACTGCCCGGAGGTGTGGAAATTCATGCACATGGCGGTGGCGGTCGCGATTTTATGGAATGCACTGAAGATGCTTTCAGGGCAGCCGCACACACTCACATGAAGCACGGAACCACCAGTATCTTTCCTACCCTTTCGTCTTCCACTGTTCCCATGATTGAACAAGCGGCTGAAACCTGCACGAAACTGATGGCCGAAAAAGACAGCCCCATACTTGGACTGCACTTGGAAGGCCATTACCTAAATATGGCGATGGCAGGAGGCCAGCTTCCCGAAAACATTAAGAATCCCGACCCTAACGAATATATTCCCATTGTGGAAAACTGGCCTTGCATCAAGCGCTGGGATGCAGCTCCCGAACTACCGGGAGCCATGCAATTCGGTAAATACATCACCGCAAAAGGCATTCTGGCATCTGTTGCCCACACACAAGCAGAGTTTGAAGATATCCGTACGGCTTATGAAGCCGGATATACCCATGCCACTCATTTTTACAATGCCATGCCCGGTTTCCACAAACGCCGCGAATACAAATACGAAGGTACGGTAGAAAGTATTTATCTGCTGGACGACATGACGGTTGAAGTAGTTGCCGATGGTATTCACGTACCACCCACCATCTTACGTTTAGTCTATAAAATAAAAGGTGTAGAACGCACTTGTCTTATCACAGATGCTCTGGCATGTGCGGCAAGTGACAGTCAGGAAGCCTTCGACCCGCGTGTCATCATCGAAGACGGTGTTTGCAAACTCGCTGACCACTCTGCCCTTGCCGGCAGTATAGCAACCATGGACCGCCTGATACGCACAATGGTGCAAAAAGCAGAAATCCCGTTAGCCGATGCCGTACGTATGGCTTCAGAAACTCCGGCAAAAATCATGGGTGTCTATGACCGTAAAGGCTCTCTACAAAAAGGAAAGGACGCCGACATCATTGTCATGGATGAAGATTTGAATGTGCGGGCAGTATGGGCTATGGGCAACATTGTATCCGGAACAAATACATTATCATAA
- a CDS encoding glucosamine-6-phosphate deaminase, protein MKTNLSSQITLNRVSPRYYRPENAFERSVLTRLEKIPTDIYESAEEGANQIARDIAQLIRDKQKAGRFCVLALAGGNSPRNVYSDLVRMHQEEGLSFRNVIVFNLYEYYPLASDAINSNLNALKEMLLDHVDIDKQNIFSPDSTIAKDTIFEYCRLYEQHIESFGGLDAAIIGIGRVGNIGFNEPGSRLNSTTRLILLDNDSRNEASKMFGSIESTPISSITMGVATILAAKKVYLMAWGEEKAKMVKECVEGTVTDTIPASYLQTHNNAHIVIDLSAAANLTRIQRPWLVTSCEWNDKLIRSAIVWLCQLTGKPILKLTNKDYNENGLSELLALFGSAYNVNIKIFNDLQHTITGWPGGKPNADDTYRPERAKPYPKRVVVFSPHPDDDVISMGGTIRRLVEQKHDVHVAYETSGNIAVGDEEVIRFLHFINGFNQIFNNNEDTVISDKYAEIRKYLKEKKDGDMDTRDILTIKGLIRRGEARTACTYNNIPLDHCHFLDLPFYETGKIQKNPISEADVEIVRNLLREVKPHQIFVAGDLADPHGTHRVCTDAVFAAIDLEKEEGAKWLKDCRIWMYRGAWAEWEIENIEMAVPISPEELRAKRNSILKHQSQMESAPFLGNDERLFWQRSEDRNRGTAALYDSLGLASYEAMEAFVEYIPL, encoded by the coding sequence ATGAAAACCAATCTAAGTTCTCAAATCACTCTCAACAGAGTCTCCCCCAGGTATTACAGACCTGAGAATGCATTTGAACGGTCAGTCCTGACCCGCCTTGAGAAAATTCCGACAGACATCTATGAATCCGCCGAAGAAGGCGCCAACCAAATAGCCCGTGACATTGCACAGCTAATCCGTGACAAACAGAAAGCGGGACGCTTCTGTGTGCTGGCACTGGCGGGAGGCAACTCTCCACGCAATGTTTATTCAGACTTGGTACGAATGCACCAGGAAGAAGGGCTGAGTTTTCGCAATGTAATCGTGTTCAACCTTTACGAATATTATCCTTTGGCATCGGATGCCATCAACAGCAACCTCAATGCCTTAAAGGAAATGTTGCTGGACCACGTTGATATTGACAAACAAAATATCTTCAGCCCCGACAGTACAATTGCCAAAGACACCATCTTTGAATATTGCCGCCTGTACGAACAGCACATTGAAAGTTTCGGCGGACTGGATGCCGCCATCATAGGTATAGGTCGTGTGGGCAACATCGGTTTCAATGAACCGGGCTCACGACTGAACTCTACCACCCGACTGATTCTGTTGGATAATGATTCACGCAACGAAGCCTCCAAAATGTTCGGAAGTATAGAAAGCACTCCGATCAGTTCCATTACAATGGGTGTGGCAACCATACTTGCCGCCAAGAAAGTCTATTTGATGGCATGGGGTGAAGAAAAAGCCAAAATGGTAAAAGAATGTGTAGAAGGTACTGTAACCGATACCATCCCTGCATCTTATCTGCAAACTCACAACAATGCACATATCGTCATCGATTTGTCTGCCGCCGCCAATCTTACGCGCATCCAACGTCCGTGGCTGGTGACTTCTTGTGAATGGAATGACAAACTCATCCGCAGCGCCATTGTATGGCTGTGCCAACTCACCGGAAAGCCGATTCTGAAGTTGACCAATAAGGATTATAACGAAAACGGCTTGAGTGAACTCCTCGCATTATTCGGCTCTGCCTACAATGTAAATATCAAGATATTCAATGATCTTCAGCATACCATCACCGGATGGCCCGGAGGTAAGCCCAATGCGGATGACACCTATCGTCCCGAACGTGCAAAACCATATCCGAAGCGTGTTGTTGTATTCTCTCCACATCCGGATGACGACGTTATTTCCATGGGTGGCACAATCCGCCGTTTGGTAGAACAAAAGCATGATGTACATGTAGCTTATGAAACTTCCGGCAATATTGCAGTAGGTGATGAAGAGGTAATCCGTTTCCTTCATTTCATCAACGGATTCAACCAGATTTTCAACAATAACGAGGATACGGTCATCAGCGACAAATACGCCGAAATACGTAAATATCTGAAAGAAAAGAAAGATGGCGACATGGATACACGCGACATTCTGACCATAAAAGGACTGATTCGTCGCGGTGAAGCCCGCACGGCCTGCACCTACAACAATATCCCATTGGATCATTGTCATTTCCTTGACCTGCCATTCTACGAAACCGGCAAGATACAGAAAAATCCGATCAGCGAAGCCGATGTAGAAATCGTGCGTAACCTGCTGCGCGAAGTGAAACCTCACCAAATTTTCGTAGCCGGTGATCTGGCCGATCCGCACGGTACACACCGTGTATGCACAGATGCAGTGTTTGCAGCCATTGACCTCGAAAAAGAAGAAGGCGCAAAATGGCTGAAGGATTGCCGCATCTGGATGTATCGTGGCGCATGGGCAGAATGGGAAATCGAAAATATCGAAATGGCAGTACCTATCAGCCCGGAAGAATTGCGTGCCAAACGAAACTCCATACTGAAGCACCAATCGCAAATGGAGAGCGCACCGTTCCTGGGTAACGACGAACGCTTGTTCTGGCAACGTAGTGAAGACCGCAACCGAGGTACTGCTGCATTGTATGACAGTCTTGGTCTGGCTTCTTACGAGGCTATGGAAGCATTTGTAGAATATATTCCTCTATAA
- a CDS encoding xanthan lyase, whose product MKRNLFLIVTLLTAFCGHTASQEVERTVEERLKTFFKEYTTNSINIGTCKMDSFHLDFRKKKLFIYADERFAYQPLRPETVDGIYRYIGQILPGPVNYFDIILFSGERSIDDLIPNLYRKGRKDKARLFSDLDYKGAPWVTRASRPYEISKGLEGKHIALWQSHGKYYINNQDKWGWQRPRLFCTSEDLFTQSFILPYLIPMLENAGANVFTPRERDTQKQEVIVDNDGTLSGQGSTASIYLDVKSRKAHWEQTNRPGFAQRKRIYQDNENPFLTGTARFARTEKKKGKAFAEWIPDIPETGEYAVYVSYQTLPSSVSDARYLVFHNGGVTEFKVNQQIGGGTWVYLGTFTFDKGKNDYGMVVLSNESREKGVVCADAVRFGGGMGNIARGGKTSGLPRYLEGARYSAQWAGMPYPVYGGREGSNDMADDINARSRTINYLAGKSIFNPTEEGLGIPIEMSMALHSDAGFSKEDEIIGTLGIYTTDFNGGRLNAGTDRYASRDLTDILLTQLQRDIRSKFGADWTRRSMWNRNYSETRLPAVPSTIIELLAHQNFADMCLGHDPNFKFTVGRALYKAILQYLCNQHGKDYAVQPLPVSHFAIRFGKKKNTLELSWKGEEDPLEPTASPREYIVYTRVGRGGFDNGIRTNTSSYTLKIEPGIVYSFKVTAVNRGGESFPSEILAAYKARREQERILIVNGFDRISGPAIINTPETAGFDLSKDPGVPYLYDISLCGVQQNFNRKEAGKNLGDSGSEYEGMKIAGNIFDYPFVHGKAIQATGRYSFVSCSDEAIESGKISLNDYPIVDYILGMEKEGNSGNPSGNIHYKTFSSPMQRALTAYCQSGGSLLVSGAYIGSDMDTSQGNREFTRQILKYSYGNSLQTTGSSITVQGLGRIFNIARLPNERIYAVTSPDCILPTAPAFPVMTYTTGKASAAVAYRGDDYRTFIMGFPFESIGNETDRNAIMASVLQFLGKRKK is encoded by the coding sequence ATGAAAAGAAACTTATTCCTTATCGTAACTTTACTGACCGCATTTTGCGGTCACACAGCATCTCAAGAAGTAGAACGAACCGTAGAAGAACGTTTGAAAACCTTCTTCAAAGAATATACTACCAACTCCATCAATATAGGAACTTGCAAGATGGACAGCTTCCATCTTGATTTCCGAAAAAAGAAGCTGTTTATTTATGCCGACGAACGGTTTGCCTACCAGCCTCTGCGACCGGAAACCGTAGATGGTATATATCGGTATATCGGGCAAATCCTGCCCGGTCCGGTAAACTACTTCGACATAATCCTTTTCTCCGGTGAACGCAGTATAGATGACCTTATCCCCAACCTCTACCGGAAAGGGAGAAAAGACAAGGCACGGCTGTTCAGTGATCTGGACTATAAAGGGGCTCCTTGGGTAACACGGGCTTCACGCCCCTACGAAATCAGCAAAGGATTGGAAGGAAAGCACATCGCTCTGTGGCAAAGTCATGGAAAGTATTACATCAACAACCAGGACAAATGGGGATGGCAGCGTCCACGTCTATTTTGCACCAGTGAGGACCTGTTTACGCAATCATTCATACTGCCTTACCTGATACCCATGCTCGAAAATGCAGGAGCCAATGTATTCACCCCACGTGAAAGGGATACACAGAAACAAGAAGTAATTGTCGATAATGACGGAACATTAAGCGGACAAGGAAGTACGGCTTCCATCTATCTGGACGTAAAAAGCCGGAAAGCACACTGGGAGCAGACAAACCGACCCGGATTTGCCCAAAGAAAACGAATTTACCAAGATAATGAAAATCCTTTCCTTACTGGTACAGCACGTTTTGCCAGAACCGAAAAGAAAAAAGGAAAAGCTTTTGCCGAATGGATACCCGACATCCCTGAAACTGGAGAATATGCTGTATATGTCTCTTACCAAACTTTACCAAGCAGTGTAAGCGATGCCCGATATCTCGTTTTTCATAATGGCGGCGTTACAGAATTCAAAGTAAACCAACAAATCGGAGGCGGCACATGGGTATATCTCGGCACGTTCACTTTCGACAAGGGCAAGAATGATTACGGCATGGTAGTATTAAGCAATGAAAGCCGGGAAAAAGGTGTCGTCTGCGCCGATGCCGTCCGTTTTGGCGGAGGAATGGGCAACATCGCTCGTGGCGGAAAGACAAGCGGCCTTCCCCGGTATCTGGAAGGCGCACGCTATTCCGCACAGTGGGCGGGCATGCCCTATCCCGTATATGGAGGCCGCGAAGGCAGCAACGATATGGCTGATGATATCAACGCCCGTTCACGCACAATAAACTATCTGGCAGGAAAGTCCATTTTCAATCCTACAGAAGAAGGTTTGGGAATCCCTATTGAAATGAGCATGGCGCTTCACAGTGATGCCGGCTTCAGTAAAGAGGATGAAATAATAGGTACGCTCGGCATATACACCACAGACTTCAATGGCGGCAGGCTGAATGCAGGTACAGACCGCTATGCATCACGTGACCTCACCGATATCCTGCTCACACAGTTACAACGGGATATCCGTTCCAAGTTCGGAGCAGACTGGACCCGGCGCAGCATGTGGAATCGCAATTATAGCGAGACGCGCCTGCCGGCAGTTCCCTCCACGATCATTGAATTGCTTGCCCACCAGAATTTCGCAGACATGTGCCTGGGACATGACCCAAACTTCAAGTTCACCGTAGGCCGGGCACTTTATAAAGCTATTTTACAATACCTTTGCAACCAACACGGCAAAGATTATGCGGTACAGCCACTTCCTGTCAGCCACTTCGCCATTCGCTTCGGCAAGAAGAAAAATACGCTGGAACTCTCCTGGAAAGGTGAAGAAGACCCGTTGGAGCCGACAGCATCACCACGCGAATACATCGTCTATACCCGCGTAGGACGTGGTGGTTTTGACAATGGAATACGCACCAACACCTCTTCCTACACCCTGAAAATAGAACCCGGCATCGTATATTCCTTCAAAGTGACCGCCGTAAACCGTGGTGGAGAAAGTTTCCCGTCAGAAATTCTTGCCGCCTATAAAGCCAGACGGGAGCAAGAACGCATACTTATCGTTAACGGTTTCGACCGTATCAGCGGACCTGCCATCATCAACACGCCCGAAACCGCCGGTTTCGATCTTTCCAAAGATCCCGGTGTACCCTACTTATATGATATTTCCCTCTGCGGCGTCCAGCAAAACTTTAACCGGAAAGAAGCCGGAAAAAATTTAGGAGACAGTGGAAGTGAATACGAAGGAATGAAAATTGCAGGAAACATTTTCGACTATCCTTTTGTGCATGGCAAAGCCATACAGGCAACCGGAAGATACAGTTTCGTGTCATGCAGCGACGAAGCAATAGAAAGCGGAAAGATATCCTTAAATGATTATCCGATAGTGGACTACATCCTTGGCATGGAAAAAGAAGGCAATTCCGGCAATCCTTCGGGCAATATTCATTATAAGACATTCTCATCGCCTATGCAACGTGCACTTACCGCTTATTGCCAGTCCGGCGGAAGCCTTTTGGTCAGCGGCGCATATATAGGCAGTGACATGGACACTTCACAAGGCAACCGAGAATTTACCCGCCAAATTTTGAAATACAGCTATGGGAACTCTTTGCAAACAACCGGAAGCAGCATCACCGTTCAAGGTCTGGGGCGCATCTTCAATATTGCCCGCCTGCCTAATGAGCGAATATATGCAGTAACTTCTCCGGATTGCATATTACCGACAGCTCCGGCTTTTCCTGTTATGACATATACAACAGGAAAAGCATCCGCTGCCGTAGCCTACCGAGGTGATGACTATCGCACTTTTATAATGGGATTCCCATTTGAAAGTATCGGAAATGAGACAGACAGAAATGCTATTATGGCATCTGTCCTGCAATTTCTGGGTAAAAGAAAGAAGTAA